The Cucumis melo cultivar AY chromosome 5, USDA_Cmelo_AY_1.0, whole genome shotgun sequence genome has a segment encoding these proteins:
- the LOC103498623 gene encoding mitogen-activated protein kinase kinase 2-like isoform X2 translates to MKKDSSMNPNLKLLLPPPDEVSFAFITRSGTFTDGDLLVNKDGVRIVSQTDDESPPPIKPSDNHLSLADLDSIKVIGKGNGGIVQLVRHKWTNQFFALKMNAEESYCRLVAKELKINQLAQNPYIVVCYQIFYDNGAIFIILEYMDGGSLADLLKKVETVLEPYLAAICYQVLNGLIYLHHEKHVIHRDLKPSNLLINHRGEVKITDFGVSAILANTADQANSFVGTYAYMSPERLNGDKYDNKSDIWSLGLILLECATGQFPYSPPDKDKGWEGFFDVMVAVVELASPSAPEQFSPEFCSFISSCLQKDPQKRSSARELLVHPFIKKFENFDVDLAAYFKDAGSPLATF, encoded by the exons ATGAAGAAGGACAGCTCCATGAATCCTAACTTAAAGCTTCTTCTACCTCCTCCCGACGAAGTTTCTTTTGCATTCAT AACTCGAAGCGGTACTTTCACCGATGGCGATTTGCTTGTTAATAAGGACGGCGTGCGGATTGTTTCTCAAACGGACGACGAAAGT CCTCCACCAATAAAGCCCTCAGACAACCATTTGTCTTTAGCAGATTTAGACTCGATAAAAGTCATTGGAAAAGGAAATGGTGGAATTGTTCAATTAGTCCGACATAAATGGACCAACCAGTTTTTTGCTCTAAAG ATGAATGCCGAGGAATCTTATTGTAGGCTGGTTGCCAAGGAACTAAAAATTAATCAGTTGGCACAAAACCCTTACATCGTTGTCTGTTATCAAATCTTCTATGACAATGGTGCCATTTTCATAATCTTGGAATACATGGATGGTGGATCGCTTGCAGATCTTCTGAAAAAAGTTGAAACAGTCCTAGAGCCGTATCTTGCAGCCATTTGTTACCAG GTACTAAACGGGTTAATATACCTTCACCACGAAAAACATGTCATCCACAGAGACCTTAAGCCTTCAAATTTATTGATAAATCATAGAGGGGAAGTTAAGATTACTGACTTTGGTGTAAGCGCTATACTGGCAAATACGGCCGATCAAGCAAATTCTTTTGTCGGCACATATGCTTACATGTCT CCGGAGAGACTCAATGGGGACAAATACGACAACAAAAGTGACATATGGAGTTTGGGTTTGATTTTGCTTGAATGTGCGACGGGTCAATTTCCATATTCTCCACCAGATAAGGATAAAGGATGGGAAGGCTTTTTTGATGTTATGGTGGCCGTAGTAGAACTAGCATCGCCTTCTGCGCCCGAACAATTTTCACCAGAGTTctgctctttcatttcttcATG CTTACAGAAAGATCCACAAAAAAGAAGCTCTGCACGTGAACTTCTG GTGCATCCTTTCATCAAAAAGTTCGAGAACTTCGATGTAGATCTTGCAGCTTACTTCAAAGATGCTGGTTCTCCATTGGCAACCTTCTAA
- the LOC103498651 gene encoding pre-mRNA cleavage factor Im 25 kDa subunit 1, which produces MGDDGRLHAIDDDDDDASSAHQLSYIDIYPLSNYYFGSKEPLLFKDETLSDRVLRMKSNYAAYGLRTCVEAVMLVELFKHPHLLLFQIRNSIFKLPGGRLRPNESDIDGLTRKLSKKLSANGASDASDWEVSECLGMWWRPDFETLLFPYLSTNVKGAKECAKLFLVKLPESKKFVVPKNLKLIAVPLCQIHENHKTYGPVISGIPQLLSKFSFNIIGT; this is translated from the exons ATGGGAGACGACGGGCGTCTGCATGCTAttgacgacgacgacgacgatgCTTCTTCCGCCCACCAACTCTCTTACATCGATATCTATCCTCTCAGCAACTACTACTTTGGATCCAAAGAGCCTCTTCTTTTCAAGGATGAGACCTTGTCTGATCGTGTCCTCAGGATGAAATCCAA TTATGCTGCTTACGGATTGAGGACTTGCGTCGAAGCAGTTATGCTG GTTGAACTATTCAAGCATCCTCATTTATTGCTGTTTCAAATACGTAATTCAATTTTCAAGCTTCCTGGTGGTCGCCTAAGGCCCAACGAATCAG ATATTGATGGCTTGACACGAAAGTTGTCGAAGAAGCTTTCTGCCAATGGAGCCTCTGATGCATCTGATTGGGAG GTTAGCGAGTGCCTCGGTATGTGGTGGAGGCCTGACTTTGAGACCTTGCTCTTTCCGTATTTGTCCACTAATGTAAAAGGGGCGAAG GAGTGCGCTAAACTTTTCTTGGTCAAGTTGCCGGAGAGTAAAAAATTTGTTGTGCCAAAGAACCTCAAGTTGATCGCAGTTCCTTTATGCCAAATTCACGAAAACCATAAG ACATATGGACCGGTTATATCAGGCATTCCGCAGCTTCTTTCTAAGTTCTCCTTCAACATCATCGGAACATAA
- the LOC103498614 gene encoding U-box domain-containing protein 34-like isoform X2 — translation MNKFLSLLKSYVEEKRKLKGDSVPSAIMRTASSSFDIYVKYKRRVITRKASTAPSTETDSRQWMLGDTDYYMGSSAVSAKSLGTLSLSSLSISHQRGDSIGVDSTEQLNSLHTLTEEEDMQAEVESLQLELETTVSLYKQACEELVHTQKKVQSLTSEYLEESRKVTAALEREESLRKAAAKEKAKHLEAIKELEEAKDLLAKEAYERQLAELNAIKESVEKEKIVDTLLTNDRRYRRYTTAEIEAATNFFNEVNVIGEGGYGKVYKCSLDHTPVAIKVIQHDIYEKKDEFLKEVEILSQIRHPHVVLLLGACPERGCLIYEYMENGSLDDHIFLRNGKAPLPWSTRFRIVFQVASGLAFLHNSKPEPIIHRDLKPGNILLDRNFVSKISDVGMAKIIGDIVPDNVTEYRNTVLAGTLHYMDPEYQRTGTLRPKSDTYALGVTILQLLTGRQPHGLLLAIENSIASASLADILDKSISDWPLAKAEELARLALKCLKLRCRDRPDLESEVLPVLKRLVDFADTFQKEDKGFGNPPSHYFCPILQEVMEDPYIAADGFTYEYVAIKAWLDKHDVSPVTKLKLQHSFFIPNHTLRSAIQEWRSRATSSSS, via the exons ATGAACAAGTTTTTGTCCCTTTTAAAAAGTTATGTAGAAGAGAAAAG GAAGCTTAAAGGTGATTCAGTACCCTCTGCTATTATGAGAACTGCTTCTAGTTCTTTTGATATTTATGTTAAATATAAGAGAAGAGTTATCACAAGAAAGGCTAGTACTGCTCCATCTACTG AAACTGACTCGAGGCAGTGGATGCTTGGTGACACTGATTACTACATGGGTTCCAGTGCTGTTAGTGCAAAATCATTGGGAACTCTGTCTCTGTCTTCCTTGTCGATTTCTCATCAAAGGGGTGACAGCATCGGAGTTGACTCTACTGAGCAACTGAACTCTTTGCATACTCTTACTGAGgag GAAGATATGCAGGCTGAAGTCGAATCTCTGCAGCTAGAACTAGAGACCACTGTTTCCTTGTACAAACAAGCTTGTGAAGAACTAGTACACACTCAGAAGAAG gtTCAGTCACTTACCTCAGAATACCTTGAAGAATCAAGAAAAGTGACTGCTGCTTTGGAAAGGGAAGAATCTTTGAGGAAAGCTGCTGCTAAGGAGAAAGCTAAGCACTTGGAAGCCATTAAAGAGCTTGAGGAGGCTAAAGACTTGCTGGCTAAAGAAGCTTATGAAAGGCAGTTAGCTGAGCTTAATGCCATAAAGGAGTCCGTGGAGAAGGAGAAAATTGTTGATACTCTTCTGACTAATGATAGGAGATACAGAAGATATACCACTGCTGAAATAGAGGCTGCAACAAATTTCTTCAATGAAGTTAATGTGATCGGCGAGGGAGGATATGGGAAAGTCTATAAATGCAGTCTTGATCATACCCCTGTAGCCATCAAGGTTATTCAACACGACATATACGAGAAAAAAGACGAGTTTCTAAAAGAG GTTGAAATTCTTAGCCAGATACGACATCCACACGTGGTTTTACTGCTTGGAGCTTGTCCCGAGCGAGGTTGCTTGATCTATGAATACATGGAAAATGGAAGCTTAGATGACCATATCTTTCTCCGGAATGGAAAAGCTCCCCTCCCTTGGTCTACTAGATTTAGAATAGTTTTTCAAGTAGCTTCTGGGCTTGCATTTTTACACAATTCAAAGCCAGAGCCTATTATTCATAGAGATCTTAAACCGGGCAATATCTTACTTGATAGAAACTTTGTAAGCAAAATCTCAGATGTTGGAATGGCTAAGATCATTGGTGATATCGTGCCAGACAATGTCACGGAGTACCGAAACACCGTTCTTGCTGGTACACTACATTACATGGATCCTGAATATCAGAGAACTGGCACACTTCGGCCAAAGTCGGATACTTACGCACTTGGAGTAACAATTCTGCAGTTGTTGACTGGGCGACAACCACACGGTCTTCTTCTCGCTATTGAAAATTCCATTGCAAGCGCTTCCCTTGCAGATATTCTAGACAAGTCAATTAGTGACTGGCCTCTAGCTAAAGCTGAAGAGCTAGCTCGGCTTGCATTGAAGTGCTTGAAACTTAGATGCAGGGATAGGCCAGATCTTGAATCTGAAGTTCTTCCAGTCCTTAAAAGACTTGTTGATTTTGCAGACACTTTTCAAAAGGAAGACAAAGGTTTTGGCAATCCCCCAAGCCACTACTTCTGCCCAATCCTCCAG GAAGTCATGGAGGATCCTTATATAGCAGCTGATGGCTTTACTTATGAGTATGTAGCCATTAAAGCATGGCTCGATAAACACGATGTATCGCCGGTGACAAAGCTTAAGCTCCAgcattctttttttattccaaaCCACACTCTACGTTCCGCCATACAAGAGTGGAGGTCAAGAGCGACTTCTTCGTCTTCCTAA
- the LOC103498658 gene encoding uncharacterized protein LOC103498658 — protein sequence MDPNGKMDQTVQLVKSVSDKHLDLLRPSARICSIFKGQGKDAPDHIRSKYTLLRDVEDSQVGLYDKPLPCFGCGIGWFSFLLGFFFPLMWYYATILYFWNARRDPRERAGLAASAIAALACSIILLIVVAVLL from the exons ATGGATCCAA ATGGAAAAATGGACCAGACGGTGCAATTGGTGAAATCAGTCTCTGATAAGCATCTTGATCTTTTGAGGCCATCTGCCCGAATTTGTTCAATATTCAAAG GCCAAGGAAAAGATGCTCCAGACCACATAAGGAGCAAATACACGCTTCTCAGAGATGTAGAGGATTCTCAAGTAGGGCTATATGACAAGCCTCTCCCGTGTTTTGGCTGCGGCATAGGATGGTTTTC TTTCCTCCTGGGGTTTTTTTTCCCACTAATGTGGTACTATGCCACGATTCTCTACTTCTGGAATGCTCGCAGAGATCCAAGGGAACGTGCTGGATTAGCTGCGTCTGCCATTGCT GCACTTGCATGTTCGATCATCTTGTTAATTGTGGTAGCTGTTCTTCTATGA
- the LOC103498614 gene encoding U-box domain-containing protein 34-like isoform X1, translating to MTSVAVAVNGVRGGKGGGGSRRAVRWAVENLLPTADRFILVHVMPKITSIPTPMGDLVAVSELDADVVALYVHDVKQKYEQVFVPFKKLCRREKFLLLVETLILEDDNPATALLRYASESGIKCLVLGSCFRTCIARKLKGDSVPSAIMRTASSSFDIYVKYKRRVITRKASTAPSTETDSRQWMLGDTDYYMGSSAVSAKSLGTLSLSSLSISHQRGDSIGVDSTEQLNSLHTLTEEEDMQAEVESLQLELETTVSLYKQACEELVHTQKKVQSLTSEYLEESRKVTAALEREESLRKAAAKEKAKHLEAIKELEEAKDLLAKEAYERQLAELNAIKESVEKEKIVDTLLTNDRRYRRYTTAEIEAATNFFNEVNVIGEGGYGKVYKCSLDHTPVAIKVIQHDIYEKKDEFLKEVEILSQIRHPHVVLLLGACPERGCLIYEYMENGSLDDHIFLRNGKAPLPWSTRFRIVFQVASGLAFLHNSKPEPIIHRDLKPGNILLDRNFVSKISDVGMAKIIGDIVPDNVTEYRNTVLAGTLHYMDPEYQRTGTLRPKSDTYALGVTILQLLTGRQPHGLLLAIENSIASASLADILDKSISDWPLAKAEELARLALKCLKLRCRDRPDLESEVLPVLKRLVDFADTFQKEDKGFGNPPSHYFCPILQEVMEDPYIAADGFTYEYVAIKAWLDKHDVSPVTKLKLQHSFFIPNHTLRSAIQEWRSRATSSSS from the exons ATGACATCCGTAGCGGTTGCCGTTAACGGCGTCCGCGGCGGCAAAGGCGGCGGAGGAAGCCGCCGCGCTGTGAGATGGGCCGTCGAGAATCTCTTGCCGACCGCCGATCGTTTCATATTGGTTCACGTTATGCCCAAAATCACCTCCATCCCCACCCCAA TGGGGGATCTTGTAGCTGTCTCAGAACTTGATGCAGATGTGGTAGCTCTTTATGTTCATGATGTGAAACAGAAATATGAACAAGTTTTTGTCCCTTTTAAAAAGTTATGTAGAAGAGAAAAG TTTCTTCTTTTGGTAGAAACTTTGATTTTGGAGGATGATAATCCTGCCACTGCACTTTTGAGATATGCATCTGAATCTGGAAttaaatgtttggttttgggTTCTTGTTTTAGAACTTGCATAGCGAG GAAGCTTAAAGGTGATTCAGTACCCTCTGCTATTATGAGAACTGCTTCTAGTTCTTTTGATATTTATGTTAAATATAAGAGAAGAGTTATCACAAGAAAGGCTAGTACTGCTCCATCTACTG AAACTGACTCGAGGCAGTGGATGCTTGGTGACACTGATTACTACATGGGTTCCAGTGCTGTTAGTGCAAAATCATTGGGAACTCTGTCTCTGTCTTCCTTGTCGATTTCTCATCAAAGGGGTGACAGCATCGGAGTTGACTCTACTGAGCAACTGAACTCTTTGCATACTCTTACTGAGgag GAAGATATGCAGGCTGAAGTCGAATCTCTGCAGCTAGAACTAGAGACCACTGTTTCCTTGTACAAACAAGCTTGTGAAGAACTAGTACACACTCAGAAGAAG gtTCAGTCACTTACCTCAGAATACCTTGAAGAATCAAGAAAAGTGACTGCTGCTTTGGAAAGGGAAGAATCTTTGAGGAAAGCTGCTGCTAAGGAGAAAGCTAAGCACTTGGAAGCCATTAAAGAGCTTGAGGAGGCTAAAGACTTGCTGGCTAAAGAAGCTTATGAAAGGCAGTTAGCTGAGCTTAATGCCATAAAGGAGTCCGTGGAGAAGGAGAAAATTGTTGATACTCTTCTGACTAATGATAGGAGATACAGAAGATATACCACTGCTGAAATAGAGGCTGCAACAAATTTCTTCAATGAAGTTAATGTGATCGGCGAGGGAGGATATGGGAAAGTCTATAAATGCAGTCTTGATCATACCCCTGTAGCCATCAAGGTTATTCAACACGACATATACGAGAAAAAAGACGAGTTTCTAAAAGAG GTTGAAATTCTTAGCCAGATACGACATCCACACGTGGTTTTACTGCTTGGAGCTTGTCCCGAGCGAGGTTGCTTGATCTATGAATACATGGAAAATGGAAGCTTAGATGACCATATCTTTCTCCGGAATGGAAAAGCTCCCCTCCCTTGGTCTACTAGATTTAGAATAGTTTTTCAAGTAGCTTCTGGGCTTGCATTTTTACACAATTCAAAGCCAGAGCCTATTATTCATAGAGATCTTAAACCGGGCAATATCTTACTTGATAGAAACTTTGTAAGCAAAATCTCAGATGTTGGAATGGCTAAGATCATTGGTGATATCGTGCCAGACAATGTCACGGAGTACCGAAACACCGTTCTTGCTGGTACACTACATTACATGGATCCTGAATATCAGAGAACTGGCACACTTCGGCCAAAGTCGGATACTTACGCACTTGGAGTAACAATTCTGCAGTTGTTGACTGGGCGACAACCACACGGTCTTCTTCTCGCTATTGAAAATTCCATTGCAAGCGCTTCCCTTGCAGATATTCTAGACAAGTCAATTAGTGACTGGCCTCTAGCTAAAGCTGAAGAGCTAGCTCGGCTTGCATTGAAGTGCTTGAAACTTAGATGCAGGGATAGGCCAGATCTTGAATCTGAAGTTCTTCCAGTCCTTAAAAGACTTGTTGATTTTGCAGACACTTTTCAAAAGGAAGACAAAGGTTTTGGCAATCCCCCAAGCCACTACTTCTGCCCAATCCTCCAG GAAGTCATGGAGGATCCTTATATAGCAGCTGATGGCTTTACTTATGAGTATGTAGCCATTAAAGCATGGCTCGATAAACACGATGTATCGCCGGTGACAAAGCTTAAGCTCCAgcattctttttttattccaaaCCACACTCTACGTTCCGCCATACAAGAGTGGAGGTCAAGAGCGACTTCTTCGTCTTCCTAA
- the LOC103498623 gene encoding mitogen-activated protein kinase kinase 2-like isoform X1, with the protein MKKDSSMNPNLKLLLPPPDEVSFAFITRSGTFTDGDLLVNKDGVRIVSQTDDESPPPIKPSDNHLSLADLDSIKVIGKGNGGIVQLVRHKWTNQFFALKVIQMNAEESYCRLVAKELKINQLAQNPYIVVCYQIFYDNGAIFIILEYMDGGSLADLLKKVETVLEPYLAAICYQVLNGLIYLHHEKHVIHRDLKPSNLLINHRGEVKITDFGVSAILANTADQANSFVGTYAYMSPERLNGDKYDNKSDIWSLGLILLECATGQFPYSPPDKDKGWEGFFDVMVAVVELASPSAPEQFSPEFCSFISSCLQKDPQKRSSARELLVHPFIKKFENFDVDLAAYFKDAGSPLATF; encoded by the exons ATGAAGAAGGACAGCTCCATGAATCCTAACTTAAAGCTTCTTCTACCTCCTCCCGACGAAGTTTCTTTTGCATTCAT AACTCGAAGCGGTACTTTCACCGATGGCGATTTGCTTGTTAATAAGGACGGCGTGCGGATTGTTTCTCAAACGGACGACGAAAGT CCTCCACCAATAAAGCCCTCAGACAACCATTTGTCTTTAGCAGATTTAGACTCGATAAAAGTCATTGGAAAAGGAAATGGTGGAATTGTTCAATTAGTCCGACATAAATGGACCAACCAGTTTTTTGCTCTAAAG GTGATTCAGATGAATGCCGAGGAATCTTATTGTAGGCTGGTTGCCAAGGAACTAAAAATTAATCAGTTGGCACAAAACCCTTACATCGTTGTCTGTTATCAAATCTTCTATGACAATGGTGCCATTTTCATAATCTTGGAATACATGGATGGTGGATCGCTTGCAGATCTTCTGAAAAAAGTTGAAACAGTCCTAGAGCCGTATCTTGCAGCCATTTGTTACCAG GTACTAAACGGGTTAATATACCTTCACCACGAAAAACATGTCATCCACAGAGACCTTAAGCCTTCAAATTTATTGATAAATCATAGAGGGGAAGTTAAGATTACTGACTTTGGTGTAAGCGCTATACTGGCAAATACGGCCGATCAAGCAAATTCTTTTGTCGGCACATATGCTTACATGTCT CCGGAGAGACTCAATGGGGACAAATACGACAACAAAAGTGACATATGGAGTTTGGGTTTGATTTTGCTTGAATGTGCGACGGGTCAATTTCCATATTCTCCACCAGATAAGGATAAAGGATGGGAAGGCTTTTTTGATGTTATGGTGGCCGTAGTAGAACTAGCATCGCCTTCTGCGCCCGAACAATTTTCACCAGAGTTctgctctttcatttcttcATG CTTACAGAAAGATCCACAAAAAAGAAGCTCTGCACGTGAACTTCTG GTGCATCCTTTCATCAAAAAGTTCGAGAACTTCGATGTAGATCTTGCAGCTTACTTCAAAGATGCTGGTTCTCCATTGGCAACCTTCTAA
- the LOC103498633 gene encoding T-complex protein 1 subunit beta, translating into MAVDKLLKDEASEEKGERARMASFIGAMAIADLVKTTLGPKGMDKILQSTGRGRQVTVTNDGATILKSLHIDNPAAKVLVDISKVQDDEVGDGTTSVVVLAGELLREAEKLVASKIHPMTIIAGYRMAAECARNALLQKVVDNKADLEKFKSDLLKIAMTTLSSKILSQDKEHFAKLAVDAVMRLKGSTNLESIQIIKKPGGSLKDSFLDEGFILDKKIGIGQPKRIENAKILVANTAMDTDKVKIYGARVRVDSMSRVAEIEGAEKEKMREKVKKIIGHGINCFVNRQLIYNFPEELFADAGILAIEHADFDGIERLALVTGGEIASTFDNPESVKLGYCKLIEEIMIGEDKLIHFSGVEMGQACTIVLRGASHHVLDEAERSLHDALCVLSQTVNDSRVVLGGGWPEMIMSKEVDELARKTPGKKSHAIEAFSRALQAIPTIIADNAGLDSADLIAQLRAEHHKEGCNAGIDVISGSVGDMAELGISEAFKVKQAILLSATEAAEMILRVDEIITCAPRRREDRM; encoded by the exons ATGGCG GTCGATAAACTTCTGAAAGATGAAGCCAGCGAAGAGAAGGGAGAGCGTGCTAGAATG GCATCATTCATTGGCGCTATGGCAATTGCTGATTTGGTTAAGACAACATTAGGACCTAAGGGGATG GACAAAATTCTCCAATCTACTGGCAGAGGACGGCAAGTCACCGTCACTAATGATGGTGCCACCATTTTAAAATCTCTCCATATTGACAACCCAGCTGCCAAAGTTCTTGTTG ACATTTCAAAAGTTCAAGATGATGAGGTGGGTGATGGTACAACCTCAGTTGTTGTTTTGGCTGGAGAACTTCTAAGGGAGGCAGAGAAGTTGGTTGCTTCAAAGATTCACCCAATGACAATTATAGCAG GCTATAGAATGGCTGCAGAATGTGCTCGTAATGCCTTACTGCAGAAAGTGGTGGATAACAAAGCAGATCTAG AGAAATTTAAATCAGACTTGTTGAAGATTGCAATGACTACTTTGAGTTCCAAAATTCTCTCACAAGACAAGGAACATTTTGCTAAGTTGGCAGTGGATGCTGTAATGAGGCTAAAG GGTAGCACAAACTTGGAATCAATTCAAATTATCAAGAAACCTGGAGGATCATTGAAGGATTCCTTTTTAGATGAAGG GTTTATTCTTGACAAGAAAATTGGTATTGGCCAACCCAAACGCATAGAGAACGCCAAAATTTTAGTCGCAAATACTGCTATGGATACCGACAAAGTTAAGATTTATGGTGCTCGAGTTCGTGTTGACTCAATGTCAAGAGTTGCTGAGATCGAGGGTGctgaaaaggaaaaaatgagAGAAAAGGTGAAGAAGATAATTGGTCATGGAATCAACTGCTTCGTTAACAGGCAGTTGATCTACAATTTCCCAGAGGAACTATTTGCAGATGCTGGAATACTTGCTATTGAGCATGCTGATTTTGATGGTATTGAACGCCTGGCTTTAGTAACTGGTGGTGAAATTGCTTCAACTTTTGACAATCCCGAATCTGTGAAACTTGGATATTGTAAGTTGATTGAGGAGATTATGATTGGCGAGGACAAACTGATCCATTTTTCAGGTGTGGAGATGGGTCAGGCTTGCACGATTGTACTGAGGGGTGCAAG CCATCACGTCCTTGATGAGGCTGAAAGGTCTCTGCATGATGCCTTGTGTGTACTGTCTCAGACAGTTAATGACAGCAGGGTCGTGCTCGGAGGTGGATGGCCAGAGATGATCATGTCAAAAGAAGTGGATGAGTTGGCTAGAAAGACTCCCGGAAAGAAATCACATGCTATCGAAGCTTTTTCACGGGCTCTGCAGGCTATTCCAACTATCATTGCTGATAATGCTGGGTTGGATAGTGCTGACTTGATTGCACAGCTCCGGGCTGAGCATCACAAGGAGGGTTGCAATGCAGGGATCGATGTCATCTCTGGATCG GTAGGAGATATGGCAGAACTTGGTATTTCAGAAGCATTCAAAGTGAAGCAGGCCATATTGCTTTCTGCAACAGAGGCAGCTGAGATGATTCTTAGAGTTGATGAAATCATCACTTGTGCCCCCAGGAGGAGAGAAGATAGAATGTAA